GATCAGCACGTATGCGATCGCGCTCGCCGGATTTGAGATTCTCGGCGGACGGCTCAGCGATCTCTACGGCCGCCGGCGGCTCTTTACGATCGGTCTGGCGGCTTTTACCGTGGCGTCGTGCGGCGCGGGGCTCGCGCCGAATATCGCCGTTTTGATCGGGATGCGCGCGCTGCAAGGCTTAGGCGCCGCCATCGTGACGCCGTGCGCGCTGGCGATCGTAGCTTCGCTCTACAGCGGCGAGGAACGCAATCGCGCGATCGGGTGGTGGAATACGATCGGCACCGCAGGGATCGCCGTCGGCATGCTCGTCGGCGGAGCGTTGGTGCAGTTTGCGGGCTGGCGTGCGATCTTCTTCGTCAACGTTCCGGTAGCGATCGTGATCCTCGGCGTCATCTCGCGCATCTTGCCCGCCGACGTTCCGGCATCGCAGCGTTCGAAGCTCGATCTCATCGGCGCGGCGTTACTGAGCGGCGGGTTGGTGTTGCTCGTATACACGATCGAAAGCTTGGCCGATCGCGTCGCCGGCCCCGATACGTGGATGAGTTTGGCGATTGCCGCAGCGCTGTTGGGCGGGTTCGTCACGTCGGAACTGCGCTCGCATTCGCCGCTGGTTCCGTTACGGATGTTCGGATACCCCGCGCTGCTCGTCGGATGCGCGGTCGTGCTGGCTCAGGGCGGTGCGTATGCGGCTGCCATGATTTTCGGCGCTTCGTTCGCACAGCAAGTCAACCACTTCTCGCCGTTGCTGACGGGCATGGCGTTCATGCCGTCGGCGCTTGCGACCACGGTGATCGCGGGGCCGCTCACCGCGCCGATGATGCGTCGGGTGGGAGCCCGCGCCACCTGCGTGCTAGGGGGTGCGACAATGGTGGCAGGCTTGGCGTGTCTGATGGCAATGCAACCGGCGACGCCCTACTGGGCGGGCCTGCTTCCAGGAACGGTATTGTTGGCGTTCGGCGGTATGCTGGCGTACCAAGTCGGCGTCATCTCCGCGCTCGCGCGCGTGGACCCCGCGGACAGCGGCATGGCGTCCGGCATGCTCAGCAGCACGCTCCAGGTGGGAATGAGCATCGGCGTTGCCTCGGCCGCGGCCGCCAGCGTTGCCTTTGGATTCACGGCGGCCTTTGCCGTCGGGGTCGTGCTGGCTGCGCTGACCCTCGCTCTAGCCTTTGCCGTTCGGAGCGTTGCTCCGGCGTCCGTGCCGCGCCGGGCGCACGCTCCGCTCGGCCGCCACATTCACACGCTTCGAGGATAGCGGGCTGCTTCGTGTAACCTCGTCTTTATGCAGCACCGCGCGGTCAACGATTTTACGATCAGAGTAGCGACGGTCAACGGCTCGGGCAGCCAGTCGTCGAATCTCGTACTCACCAACGCCATTTTTCGCCTCGGCATTCCGGTTGCGCCGAAGAACGTGTTCCCTTCGAACATCGAAGGGTTGCCGACGTGGTTCGACGTTCGCGTCACCGCGAAGGGCTATCAATGCCGAACGCGCGAGGTCGATATCCTCGTCGCGCTCAATGCGGCGACGTGGCGGACCGACATTGCGAGCATTAAACCGGGCGGCGTCGTTATTCACGAGGCCGCTTATCCGGTAGCGGGCGAAACGCTGCGCGACGACATCACCTACTACGCGGTGCCGTTTAACGAACTCGCGAAGGCGCACATCGAAAACGGCGCGCTGCGGAAGTACTTGCTGAACATGATTTACGTGGGCGTCGTCGCGACGCTGCTCGATATCGATGCGGCGACGCTCGAAGCCGCAATCGGCACACAGTTTCGCAGCAAACCGGCGGCCGTAGCGACGAATATGCAAGCGGTCGTGCTCGGCATGGAGTATGCGCGCGAACATCTCACCAAGCGCGACC
Above is a genomic segment from Candidatus Dormiibacterota bacterium containing:
- a CDS encoding MFS transporter translates to MNSRLSFALLCVTFFLMLLDFSIVNVALPSMETDLHAAASTMQWVISTYAIALAGFEILGGRLSDLYGRRRLFTIGLAAFTVASCGAGLAPNIAVLIGMRALQGLGAAIVTPCALAIVASLYSGEERNRAIGWWNTIGTAGIAVGMLVGGALVQFAGWRAIFFVNVPVAIVILGVISRILPADVPASQRSKLDLIGAALLSGGLVLLVYTIESLADRVAGPDTWMSLAIAAALLGGFVTSELRSHSPLVPLRMFGYPALLVGCAVVLAQGGAYAAAMIFGASFAQQVNHFSPLLTGMAFMPSALATTVIAGPLTAPMMRRVGARATCVLGGATMVAGLACLMAMQPATPYWAGLLPGTVLLAFGGMLAYQVGVISALARVDPADSGMASGMLSSTLQVGMSIGVASAAAASVAFGFTAAFAVGVVLAALTLALAFAVRSVAPASVPRRAHAPLGRHIHTLRG